In one Chionomys nivalis chromosome 13, mChiNiv1.1, whole genome shotgun sequence genomic region, the following are encoded:
- the Eif4e1b gene encoding eukaryotic translation initiation factor 4E type 1B: MWGLDSPLSSFPRWVLWFFKNDRSRPWQENLQPVTKFNTVEDFWATYRHIKLASKLSSGCDYALFKDGIQPMWEDYRNKRGGRWLLSLARQQRHTELDRLWLETLLCLLGESFEEFSQEVCGAVVNIRTKGDKIAVWTSEAENQAGVMHIGHVYKERLGLSTKTIIGYQAHADTAAKSNSLAKNKFVV, translated from the exons ATGTGGGGTCTTGACTCTCCTCTCTCCTCATTCCCCAGATGGGTTCTGTGGTTCTTCAAGAATGACCGAAGCCGGCCCTGGCAGGAAAATCTTCAGCCAGTCACCAAGTTTAACACTGTGGAGGACTTCTGGGC GACGTACAGACACATcaagctggccagcaagctctctTCCGGCTGTGACTATGCTCTGTTCAAG GATGGCATCCAGCCCATGTGGGAAGACTACAGGAACAAGCGGGGTGGCCGCTGGCTCCTCAGTCTTGCTAGACAACAGCGCCACACGGAACTGGACCGTCTGTGGTTGGAGACA TTGCTGTGTCTGCTGGGGGAGAGTTTCGAGGAATTCAGCCAGGAGGTGTGTGGAGCCGTTGTCAACATTCGCACCAAGGGGGACAAGATTGCTGTGTGGACAAGCGAGGCAGAGAACCAAGCAGGAGTCATGCACATTGG GCATGTATACAAAGAGCGTCTGGGCCTCTCTACGAAGACCATCATTGGGTACCAGGCCCATGCAGACACTGCTGCCAAGAGCAATTCTTTAGCCAAGAACAAGTTTGTGGTGTGA
- the Tspan17 gene encoding tetraspanin-17, whose protein sequence is MPGKHQHFQDPEVGCCGKYFLFGFNIVFWVLGALFLAIGLWAWGEKGVLSNISALTDLGGLDPVWLFVVVGGIMSVLGFAGCIGALRENTFLLQFFSVFLGLIFFLELATGILAFVFKDWIRDQLNLFINSNVKAYRDDIDLQNLIDFAQEYWSCCGARGPNDWNLNIYFNCTDSNPSRERCGVPFSCCVRDPAEDVLNTQCGYDIRLKLELEQQGSIYTKGCVGQFEKWLQDNLIVVAGVLVGIALLQIFGICLAQNLVSDIKAVKANWTTHGDGYKLLNKQHLEKQWLILTVSEGSVGSTASELSRDGLGLNPTA, encoded by the exons ATGCCCGGCAAGCACCAGCATTTCCAGGACCCTGAAGTCGGCTGCTGCGGGAAATACTTCTTGTTTGGCTTCAACATTGTCTTCTGG gTGCTGGGGGCCCTATTCCTGGCCATCGGCCTCTGGGCCTGGGGCGAGAAG GGCGTTCTCTCCAACATCTCGGCACTGACAGATCTAGGCGGCCTTGACCCCGTGTGGCTGTTTGTGGTGGTTGGGGGTATCATGTCGGTGCTGGGCTTCGCTGGCTGTATTGGGGCCCTCCGGGAAAACACCTTCCTGCTTCAGTTT TTCTCTGTGTTCCTcggcctcatcttcttcctggagcTGGCGACAGGGATCCTGGCCTTTGTCTTCAAGGACTGGATTCGAGACCAACTCAATCTCTTCATCAACAGCAATGTCAAAGCCTACCGGGACGATATTGACCTTCAGAACCTTATCGACTTTGCTCAGGAATAT TGGTCTTGCTGTGGTGCCCGAGGGCCCAATGACTGGAACCTCAATATCTACTTCAACTGCACTGACTCGAACCCAAGCCGTGAGCGTTGTGGCGTGCCCTTCTCCTGCTGTGTTAGGGACCCTGCG GAAGATGTCCTCAATACCCAGTGTGGCTATGACATCCGACTCAAACTG GAGCTTGAGCAACAGGGCTCCATCTACACCAAAGGCTGTGTAGGCCAGTTCGAGAAGTGGCTGCAGGACAACTTGATTGTGGTGGCCGGGGTCTTGGTGGGCATCGCCCTCCTGCAG ATATTTGGCATCTGCTTGGCCCAGAACCTCGTGAGTGACATCAAGGCAGTGAAGGCCAACTG GACCACCCATGGTGATGGCTACAAACTACTCAATAAACAGCACTTGGAAAAACAGTGGCTTATCCTCACCGTCTCTGAAGGGTCTGTTGGCAGCACAGCCTCAGAGCTCTCCAGGGATGGCCTTGGCCTGAACCCAACCGCCTAG